From Macrobrachium rosenbergii isolate ZJJX-2024 chromosome 17, ASM4041242v1, whole genome shotgun sequence, one genomic window encodes:
- the LOC136847653 gene encoding uncharacterized protein isoform X1: MLLQICLVLGTVAHSASAGRIYHTVYYPADPFLSAHSDGVKSQDSQNTVEVSTALGPAANSAEMGVTQQQDSAEVSGTQQTNSAENEDTTFDPFNSGEVTSAPVVIKSPSGVKSQETLEPSTNKESSNKKGGNTSAGTQPFIPQSTGVKSQGESGTASEQTEGAANVATAAGTQPFFPQSSGVKAQGESGTVSKQPENTADVEQAATILPSFQNFIQPSSEQASPGNPIHTGNLPDALHVAGMEPISVLATNQKTAGEGNNDAEQLGNIPGVEPIVFDSEDSVPNALRDALAQVGVSETVDDPLLKEAKQYFISIWNLEARRLEAPYLEVTDVWPEIGMVYMPTINQMSSKIQSSKPVKEAAERLKSVFEELHPTTEDNQTSNFFADFMNFWGLGRSEFPDGVGVKDDLSAEVFLRKKPQAETGNTKQVSNPGAHQRPANPIHPANQRPATKQAVNNDSLESQEFY, from the coding sequence ccTGCTGATCCTTTCTTGAGCGCCCATTCCGATGGTGTAAAGAGTCAAGATTCGCAAAACACTGTTGAAGTTTCAACTGCCCTTGGACCTGCTGCTAACTCCGCTGAGATGGGTGTAACTCAACAGCAGGACAGTGCTGAAGTTTCAGGAACACAACAGACAAACAGTGCTGAAAATGAAGACACCACGTTTGATCCCTTCAATTCAGGGGAGGTAACATCAGCACCTGTAGTAATTAAGAGTCCTTCAGGTGTCAAGAGTCAGGAAACTTTGGAACCCAGTACTAATAAAGAATCCAGcaataaaaaagggggaaatactTCAGCTGGTACACAGCCTTTCATTCCTCAATCAACTGGTGTTAAATCCCAAGGCGAATCTGGAACTGCATCAGAGCAAACAGAGGGTGCTGCAAATGTAGCAACTGCAGCTGGTACACAGCCATTCTTCCCTCAGTCAAGTGGTGTTAAAGCCCAAGGCGAATCTGGAACTGTATCAAAGCAGCCAGAGAACACTGCAGATGTAGAACAGGCAGCTACTATTCTACCATCTTTCCAAAACTTCATTCAACCAAGTAGTGAACAAGCATCCCCTGGAAACCCTATTCATACAGGCAATTTACCTGATGCCCTTCATGTTGCCGGAATGGAACCAATATCTGTCTTGGCGACTAATCAGAAAACAGCAGGTGAAGGAAACAATGATGCTGAACAGTTGGGCAACATACCTGGCGTGGAACCCATAGTGTTTGACTCAGAAGATTCAGTTCCAAATGCACTTCGAGATGCTCTTGCTCAGGTTGGAGTTAGTGAAACAGTTGATGACCCTCTACTGAAAGAAGCTAAGCagtatttcatttcaatttggaATCTCGAGGCACGCCGTCTCGAAGCACCTTATCTTGAAGTAACGGACGTGTGGCCAGAGATTGGGATGGTATATATGCCCACTATCAATCAGATGTCCTCAAAAATACAGAGTTCAAAGCCAGTCAAAGAGGCAGCTGAAAGGCTCAAGTCAGTTTTTGAAGAATTACATCCAACCACTGAGGACAACCAAACCTCCAATTTCTTTGCAGATTTCATGAATTTCTGGGGTTTGGGAAGATCAGAATTTCCAGATGGGGTTGGTGTAAAGGACGATTTGAGCGCAGAGGTGTTCTTGAGAAAGAAACCTCAAGCAGAAACAGGAAATACTAAACAAGTCTCAAACCCAGGCGCCCATCAGAGACCAGCGAACCCTATCCACCCAGCCAATCAGAGACCAGCTACAAAACAAGCTGTTAACAATGATTCTTTGGAATCACAAGAGTTTTACTAA
- the LOC136847653 gene encoding uncharacterized protein isoform X2 yields MGVTQQQDSAEVSGTQQTNSAENEDTTFDPFNSGEVTSAPVVIKSPSGVKSQETLEPSTNKESSNKKGGNTSAGTQPFIPQSTGVKSQGESGTASEQTEGAANVATAAGTQPFFPQSSGVKAQGESGTVSKQPENTADVEQAATILPSFQNFIQPSSEQASPGNPIHTGNLPDALHVAGMEPISVLATNQKTAGEGNNDAEQLGNIPGVEPIVFDSEDSVPNALRDALAQVGVSETVDDPLLKEAKQYFISIWNLEARRLEAPYLEVTDVWPEIGMVYMPTINQMSSKIQSSKPVKEAAERLKSVFEELHPTTEDNQTSNFFADFMNFWGLGRSEFPDGVGVKDDLSAEVFLRKKPQAETGNTKQVSNPGAHQRPANPIHPANQRPATKQAVNNDSLESQEFY; encoded by the coding sequence ATGGGTGTAACTCAACAGCAGGACAGTGCTGAAGTTTCAGGAACACAACAGACAAACAGTGCTGAAAATGAAGACACCACGTTTGATCCCTTCAATTCAGGGGAGGTAACATCAGCACCTGTAGTAATTAAGAGTCCTTCAGGTGTCAAGAGTCAGGAAACTTTGGAACCCAGTACTAATAAAGAATCCAGcaataaaaaagggggaaatactTCAGCTGGTACACAGCCTTTCATTCCTCAATCAACTGGTGTTAAATCCCAAGGCGAATCTGGAACTGCATCAGAGCAAACAGAGGGTGCTGCAAATGTAGCAACTGCAGCTGGTACACAGCCATTCTTCCCTCAGTCAAGTGGTGTTAAAGCCCAAGGCGAATCTGGAACTGTATCAAAGCAGCCAGAGAACACTGCAGATGTAGAACAGGCAGCTACTATTCTACCATCTTTCCAAAACTTCATTCAACCAAGTAGTGAACAAGCATCCCCTGGAAACCCTATTCATACAGGCAATTTACCTGATGCCCTTCATGTTGCCGGAATGGAACCAATATCTGTCTTGGCGACTAATCAGAAAACAGCAGGTGAAGGAAACAATGATGCTGAACAGTTGGGCAACATACCTGGCGTGGAACCCATAGTGTTTGACTCAGAAGATTCAGTTCCAAATGCACTTCGAGATGCTCTTGCTCAGGTTGGAGTTAGTGAAACAGTTGATGACCCTCTACTGAAAGAAGCTAAGCagtatttcatttcaatttggaATCTCGAGGCACGCCGTCTCGAAGCACCTTATCTTGAAGTAACGGACGTGTGGCCAGAGATTGGGATGGTATATATGCCCACTATCAATCAGATGTCCTCAAAAATACAGAGTTCAAAGCCAGTCAAAGAGGCAGCTGAAAGGCTCAAGTCAGTTTTTGAAGAATTACATCCAACCACTGAGGACAACCAAACCTCCAATTTCTTTGCAGATTTCATGAATTTCTGGGGTTTGGGAAGATCAGAATTTCCAGATGGGGTTGGTGTAAAGGACGATTTGAGCGCAGAGGTGTTCTTGAGAAAGAAACCTCAAGCAGAAACAGGAAATACTAAACAAGTCTCAAACCCAGGCGCCCATCAGAGACCAGCGAACCCTATCCACCCAGCCAATCAGAGACCAGCTACAAAACAAGCTGTTAACAATGATTCTTTGGAATCACAAGAGTTTTACTAA